The genomic DNA CGCGTGCACTCCATCTCCAGGGTAGAGCGCACCTGGCCACTCAGAAGCAGGGCGGCCCCCGTATTGGTCAGGACCACGTTGCCCACGACCTCGGTGACCGCGCCAAGCTCCGCAATCGCCCCCACGGGAATTCCGACCCGGTGCTTGTAGCGCATGCCGGGAGTGCGGGCGAGCATCCCAATATCGAGCAGGAGCTCATCGGGGCCAGGGACTCCCGCCTGACGGTTGACTCCCCCCCGCGCGGCGACTTTACTGTTGGCAGGTGCGACCGAGACAACTCCCCCCTCGCCTGGGTCGTCGTCGTCTGTATGGTAAGCAAATCTTGACATCGTATTAATCTATCGCACACGGAGGGGGTTGTGCTAAGCTAGCGGCGCGTGGTGGTCGAGAGCCGGTCGGCCTCTTGCTGGCTGCGCTCGAGGAGCTGACGCCCCCGCTGGACCTGGTTGCGCAGGCTTCCCATCTTCTGCTCCACCCCGCCAATCAGGTTGTTGAGCTGCTGCTCCACCTCGACCAGGACCTCGCGGGCGTAGTTATCGGAGTCGCGGCGCATGTCTTGGGCGTAGCGGTCGGTCTCAGCGCGTAGCTCACGGACATAGCGGTCGATCTCCGTGCGGCGTGCATCGGCCTCAGAGCGCGCCTCACGGCGCAGCACCTCGGCGTCGGCCTCTGCCCCAGAAATAATCGAGCGCGCCTGGGCGTTTGCCTGCTCCATCACCGCGGTCTGCTGGACCATCACCTCGGCCTTGCGGCGTGCCTCCTCGACAATCCGTGCGGCTTCTTGACGCGCGAGCTCCAGGGTCTGCTCGGCCTCACGCCGCCCGGAGGCTCGGACCTGGTCTGCCTGAGAGTGGGCTGTCTCCAGAAACTGCTTGGCACTGCTCTGGGCGTTCTCCACCTCTTGCTCGGCGACCTGGCGTGCCTGGGCGAGCTGGTCGTGGGCATCCCGCTCCGCTTTCTCCAAAAGCCGATCGGCATCGTCCGCGATCAGACCCGCACGGCGCATGTCCTCGGGCAACGAGGCGCGTACCTTCTGAACAAGCGTGTAGAACTCTTCCTGGTTGAACCGAGAAAAGCCCATCACGACTGTTGCATTGTCCACGAGCGCCTCCAGGCGCTCTAAGCACTTCAGTGTATCTATGGGAATGCCGCTCCTTCTCCAGCAAATCGAACCTTTAAAGCACGCTGCACCGGCTCGGGTGCCAGCGCGGAAATATCGCCACCAAGACGTGCGATCTCTTTGACAATCGAGGAGGAAAGATAGAGGTACTCAGCACTCGTCATCAGAAAAAACGTCTCAATATCAGGAGCCATCTGCCGGTTTGCCAGAGCAATCTGAAACTCAAACTCAAAGTCTGAGACCGCGCGAAGTCCACGGACAACAACTCGGACTCCAAGCTCCCGGACAAAGTTCACCAGCAGACCATCAAAGCTGGTCACGCGCACATTGGGCCAGGGTGCGACGCACTCCTGTAAGATCGTCACCCGCTCGTCGGGAGTGAAGACAGAGCTCTTGGTGGAGTTCCGCCCCACAGCGACCACAAGCTGATCGAACGTCTTTGCGGCACGCTCAATGATATCAAGATGACCGTTGGTTGCAGGATCAAAGGACCCTGGATAGACTGCCGTGATAGGTTGGCTCACGTTGGATCATTCTACCGCAATTTTAAGAGTTTATGTCCTCGTGATGAACTCTTTTTCATTCTTTTGGAACCAAAGAGCCATGAACGCAAAACACACCTCGCTTCTTGATAATGTCCGAGTCGCGGCCCCGTGCCACGAGAGCTGGGACGCCATGCCGGGAACGGCCCAGGTGCGCTCCTGTGAGCGCTGCCAGCACAAGGTCTACAACCTCTCCGAGCTCACCCAGGCCGAGGCCGAGGCCCTTCTCCGGTCTGCAGAGGGTCGGCTCTGTGTGCGCTTCTACCGCCGCGCCGATGGGACGATCATGACCAAGGACTGCCCGGTCGGAAGCACCGCACGCCGCGCACGCCGGATCACCCAGGCCACTGCGGGGGTCGCCGCCGCCGTGGGAACCGCCGCCGCGCTCCTTCGCCCCCAGCCCCAGGCGCACGTGACCATGGGTTCCCCGATGCCTCTGCCCGTGATCCAGTCCACGCCTGAGCCGCTCCCCCAGCCCGTCATGGGCGCTGTCGCCGCTCCCCGAAATGCCGAGCTGGGTGAGATCGCCCTGCCCGAGCGCGAGGTGATGGGCAAGGCGGTCGTGGTCGTGAAGAAATCCAACCACTAGGGCTTGGGCGGTATCATAGGGAGCATGAGTGTTCTGGAAACCGATGTCTCTGCTCCCCCAGCCCCGAAGGCGCGCACCAAGACCGCCTCAAGAGTCGCCTCAGCGACCGCAGTGCTGCACGATCTGCTGATCGTCACATGGGCCGTCCCCGCCGACTCCCTCCAATCATTAGTTCCTGCCGGGACGACTCTGGAGCGCCTGCCCCGCGAGGACGGTAGCCTGGTCGGGTTTGTCCAGCTGCTCTTTGCCCTGCGCGACGATGCCCGGTGGTCGGTGCTCCCCGCGAGCATGGGCGATGACTTTCACGAGGCGACTCTCCAGGTGCTCACGCGCGACACCGATGGCCCCTCGGCCTTTGTGGTGAAGCACTTTGTGGCGAGCACGCAGATCGCGACCAGCCTCATGCCCTTCACGCAGGCGGCCGAGGAGGCGCGCTTTCATGTCTATGTGGCGGGCGACCCGGCGCGCCAGACCTTCGAGAAACTGGGAATCAAGCTCACGACCCACTCGGTGCAGGTCCATGTGCGCGGCGAGGCGACCGAGCTCCCGGAGCGCACCCTCGTCGGGCCGTGGCTGGAGAGTGTCGCCTTCTTCTCCCGACTCGAGCGCCAGGTCCACCCGGGACGCCTCCCCAAGGACTCCCAGACCCTCTTCCGCACCGAGCACCCGCCGCTCAAGCCCGTGGCGGTGAAGCTGACCCACCAGATCGTGCGCCCCTTCGATAATTTGGAGCTGGGCGAGCCGCTTCTGGCGCTCTACCAGGCAGAGCTTCCCGTGACCAACCTGCCTATCCGACGAAGGTAACAGCAACGCCGGGAAGGGCGAGCTCTAGCCGCCGGCCTAGCTCCCGCGCGCCGGGGTTCTCAGTCGCATGGTGGCCGCCGTCGATGAGCAGAAACCCCTGCTCGGCGGCGGCGACAAACTCATGGTGGCGGATATCCCCGGTCACGAGCGTATCCGCACCCGCGGCCAGCGCATCGGCCAGGAGCTCCGCCCCCGCCCCACCACAGACCGCGACGGTCTGCACCGCCAGCGCCCGTGTCGGAGTCAGGGTGCGAGGCGCGATTCCCAAGACATTGCCCAGCTTGTTGAGAAAATCCGTGGCGCTGAGCGGCTCGCGCAGGAGCCCCACCCGCCCAATCCCGTCGCCACTCTCCTTCGCCGTAACACGCAGGACCTTGACCTCGGTCAGGCCCACCAGCTCCGCCAGAACATCGTTGATCCCGCCCTGCGCGACATCCCAGTTGGTGTGGGCACAGGCCACCGAAAGCCCGTGCCGCGCACAGGCCAGGACCACGCTCCCCGGATGCGGCTCGTCGGCAAGGAGCGTCCGGGCGGGCTGGTAGATCAGCGGATGGTGCGCCACGATCAGGCTCGCTCCCACCTTGCGCGCGGCCTCCACCGCCCGGTGCGTCACATCGAGACACGCAACAATCCCGGTCAGCGGTGCCTTGGAGTCGCCGATCAGTAGGCCACGCGGGTCACTGCCCAGCGTAAGGTACGGCGGCGCAAGCTGGTCGAGCGCCGCAATCGCATCACGAATAGTCGTCATTGTTTAGTAGCTCAGCAGGGTTGTGATATCGCGCCCGACCAGCTTGCTACGGCCCGCCAGAAACGCCAGCTCGATAAAGAAGGCAAATCCAACAGTCGCGCCGCCCAGCTTCTCGACCAGCTGCCCCGCCGCCACGGCCGTCCCCCCGGTCGCGAGGACATCATCGACAATCACCACCCGCTGCCCCGGCTTGATGGCATCGACATGGGCCTCGACAGTCGCAGTTCCGTACTCCAGCGCGTACTCCTGGGTGACAGTCTTGTAGGGGAGCTTCCCCGCCTTGCGAAACGGCACAAACCCGACTCCCAGCTCGTGGGCAACAGGGGCACCAAAAAGAAACCCACGGGACTCGATCCCGACAATCACATCGGGGCGGAGGCGCTTGATGTCCTCGGAGAGCGCGGCGATCACCTCGGCAAAGGCGACTGGGTCGGCAAGGACGGGGGTGATGTCTTTAAACATAATCCCCGGCTGGGGGAAATCGGGGATATCACGGATGAGGGTTGCGGCTTTCATGGCTCTATTCTACACTGTTTCGGGCGGCTAAAGCGGCCCGCTGGTGCGGCAAGACCCATAAATGGACCTGTATACTAGCGTATGGAAACGCGGACAAAGATGTTAACAACGGGGACAACGTTTGCGGTGGACGATGTCGCTCCAGCACAAACGCGGCTAAAACAAGAGTCTCTTCTCACTTCCCTGGAGCGGCGCAGTGGACGCACCTTTATCAACCTTCCTCACCACGACAAGCCCGTCGTTGCCAACGCGACCTTTCATCCGCTGATCGAGGCGATCCACCGTGCCTTCGCCGACCACCGCCCGCTCGTCCTCTCCCCCGATGCGATCTGGCTGACGATCCAGCAGGGTTTCGCACACCATGTCAACGAGAACGCCGAAGCGCTCCGTCCTCTGCTCGTCTCCCACGAAGGCAAGCGGGAGCTTGTCGTGGGGATGGAGAGCTTCCCCACCGACGAGACCTGGCCCGATGCGATCGCGCTCTGGTCGGCGAGCGTGCGGGAGTACATCGATCCCCAGCTCCACGCCGCACTGGTCTGCAACTTCTCCACCACCACCTCGGCGATCCGCACCGCCAGCGAGGTCGCGCTCCTGGATGCCTTCCAGCGCTACTTCGACTATGTCCTCCTCTGCATCTGCGGCATCCCCGCGGTCACTCTCTTGGGCACACCCGACGACTGGCGCAAGATTCGCCAGCGTATCGAGCTTTTGGAGCCCTACGACCTCGGCTGGTGGGTCTCTCGCCTGCGCCCGATCCTCGATGAGCTCGTCAAAACCGCCGAGGGCAGCCCCGATACCAAGTTCTGGCAAGCGATCTACAAGCCCGCCTACGCCTATGGCGGTGATGTGGCCACGGGTTGGATCAGCGATCTCTTTCCCTACTTCGGGGATAGCGGTGAGCACTACCGCAACGACACCCTCGCTATCCCCCGCCAAGACTGGGCACTTGTCAGCAAGGACGACCACCCGATGGGTCGCGCGGGAGTCTCCCCCAAGACGTTCCCTTCCGGCCTCGCCTGCGCCCCGATTACGCTACGCCCCGGTGAGTTTCGTCTCAATCTCCTCGCAGGGTTTCTGGGTGTCACCCAGGACGCACAGACAGGAGCACTCGCACCCCTTATCGGCTGGAGCGTCTGTGAGCCAGATCGAATCGATGCCTTCTGGAACCGGTGCAGTGGAGCCTTTCCTTCCGATGCCGCCACAGAGAGTCACCCTAGCTGCTGGGAGAGCCTCCCCGCGGAGCTAGTCGCCTTTACCCAGCGGTTCTCCCGCATGACCCTCTTTCCCAATACTTCCCATTCCTGGGAGCTAAAGATACCGCAAATCGGTCACATCGCTCAGGGAACTGTTTTTGCAGAGGGGCCAGATGGCTGGGTTCTTTGCGTCGCGCTGAGCAGTGGTCCCCTCTCTACCTGGCTGCAGACGATTACTTTAGGCAAGTACCCAACTGTCCCCCCAGACGACAGCCACTACCACCAAGACCTAACCGATACGCGTGAGCTGGAAGGCACAGTTCTGGAGGTTCTGGAGCGGCTGATCGCCGGGCGGGGCGACCTCAGCCAGCTCTAAAACAAAAATGGCCGGAGGCGTTTGCCTCCAGCCATTCCTATTTGTCCCCCCGCCCGGCGGGGGTTAGGGGGGCTACCCTAGTCCTCGGGCTTCTTGCTGGCGTCGAAGTACTCGACCGTCTTGACCGAGTCGCCCTCACGGAGCTCGATCAGCTTGACGCCTTGGGTCGAGCGGCTCTGAGTGGTCTTGATCTCGCTGACCTTGACACGAATCCCGGTGCCATGCTCGGTGACAATCACCAGGCGCAGGTTCTCTTGCCCCTCGCGCGGCACCACACACGCGGCGATCAGGTTGCCAGTGCGCGCCGTGATGTCCATCGTCTTGAGGCCCTTGCCGCCGCGGCCCTGGGTCTTGTAGGCCTCCATCGATGTCCGCTTGCCGAGGCCATTGGCACCCACCACCAGCAGGTCGGAGTCGTCGGAGGCGATATCCATCCCCACCACACGGTCGTCGTCGCCGTCCAAGACAATCCCACGGACACCGCCCGATGCCCGGCCACTGGCGCGCACATCGGACTCCTTGAAGCGAATCGCCATGCCCTTGATGGTTGTCAGCACGATATTCTGCTCGCCATCGGTCAGCTTCACCCAGTTGAGCTTATCGCCCTCGTTCATGTCGAAGGTCACGAGGCCATTGGCGCGCAGGTTCGCAAACTCCGCGATCCGGGTGCGCTTGATCTCCCCCCGCACCGTCCCCATGAAGAAGTACCCCTCGGCGTTCTTCAGGTTGCGGATCGGGACGGTCGCAGTGATGTGCTCATCGGGGAGGATCTGAATCAGGTTGATGATGTTCATCCCCATCGCGGTCCGGCTGGACTCAGGCACCTCGAAGGCCTTCAGGCGGTAGACCCGGCCCCGGTCGGTGAAGAAGAGGATGTAGTCGTGGGTCGAGGCCATGAAGAGGTGCTCGAAGGCATCCTCCTCCTTGGTCTTGCCCGCGATCCGCCCCTTGCCTCCGCGGCCCTGGGTCGGGAACGTGTCCATCTTCAGGCGGCGAATATAGCCATCACGGGTAATCGTGATCAGCATCTCTTCGTCGGCGATCAAGTCCTCCAGGTTGATCTCCTCCGCCTCGGTCTTCTCGATCCGGGTGCGGCGGGCATCGCCAAACTTCTCGCGCAGGTACTCAAGGTCCTTCTGGATCAGCGCATCCACACGACGCTGGTCGTTGAGGATGTCCTCGAGGCGCGCGATCTCTTTCAGGAGCTCCTTGTACTCGCCCTCGATCTTGTCCTGCTCCAGGCCCGTGAGCTGGCGCAGCTGCATGTTGAGGATCGCCTCGGCCTGGATTCCGGTGAAGGCGAAGCGCTCGATCAGGCGGCCACGCGCCATCTCGGTGCTGCGGGACTGGCGGATGATCTGGATGACCTCATCGAGGTTCTGCACCGCGATTTGGAGGCCCTCCAGGATATGGGCACGGGCCTTGGCGCGGGCCAGCTCAAAGCGCGTCCGGCGCGTGATGATCGTCCGGCGGTGCTCGATGTACTCCTGCAGGATCCCCTTGAGCCCCAGGGTCTTGGGGCCGCGGCCGCCATCGACCAGCGAGAGCAGGATCACGCCGAAGTTCATGCGCATCGGGGTGTGCTTGAGCAGGTAGTTGAGGACCTTCTGCGGCAGGACATCGCGGCGCAGCTCGATCACCACGCGCATCCCGGTCTTGTCGGTGTAGTCGTTGACCCCGGTGATCCCCTCGACTTTTTTCTCCCGCGCCAGCAGGCCGATCTGCTCGATCAGCTTGCTCTTGATCACCTGGTAGGGCAGCTCGGTGATGATGATCGCGGTCTTGTTGTTGTCCATCTGCTCAAAATGGACCTTGGCCTGCATGGTCACCGAGCCACGCCCGGTCTCGTAGGCCGCGCGAATCCCCTTCTGGCCCAGGATGAGCCCGGAGGTCGGGAAGTCTGGGCCGGGGATGAAGGCCATGAGCTCCTCGGTAGTGACCTCGGGGTGGCGGAGCTGGTGGATCAGGGCGTTGCAGACCTCGGTGAGGTTGTGGGGCGGCATGTTGGTCGCCATTCCCACGGCAATTCCGGTGGCCCCGTTGCAGATCAGGTTGGGGAACTTCCCGGGCAGCACTGACGGCTCCCGGCGCTCGTTGTCGAAGGTGGGGACAAAATCAACGGTGTCCTTCTCAATGTCTTCGAGGAGCTCCATCGCCAGCGGGGTCATACGTGCTTCCGTGTAGCGGTAGGCCGCCGGTGGGTCGTCGTCGATCGAGCCGAAGTTCCCCTGGCCGTCGACCAGCGGGTAGCGCAGCGAGAAGTCCTGCGCCATACGCACCATGGTCATGTAGATGGCCTGGTCGCCGTGGGGGTGGAAGTTACCAATGGTCTCCCCGACGATCTTTGCGGACTTCAGGTGGCGGTTGTTGGGCGAGAGCCCCAGCTCGCGCATGGCGTAGAGAATGCGCCGCTGGACCGGCTTGAGGCCATCGCGGACATCGGGGAGGGCGCGGGAGACGATGGTCGACATCGCGTAGCCCATGTAGCTGGTGCGCATCTCCTCGCTGATCTCGATCTTGGGGCCATCGTAGGTCATCACCGCGACACCCGGCTCAGCCAGGGCCTCCGGCGTCTCCGGAAGATTCTCATCTTCAGGCGTAGCTTCAGCGGGGTTCGTTAAATCATCGGGCATAGAATATCCTCAAACAAAAGGCTACCGGGGTACTCCGTTGTCGTGCCGGAGAGCGGAAATCATCCCAGTATTTTACCATGAAATGCGCTAAAATGGGTTATGTTACCCCCTCTTCCCGCCATGATCGCGCTCGTGCAGGCACCGCAAGCCCCGAGCTGGGAGACCCTCACTAAGGCGTTTGCCTACGACTCCCACGCGCCTCTGAGCGCCAAGGAAACCAGCGACGGTAGCCGGCTCAAGCTTAGCTTCACCAACCTGCGTGGGGAGACGGTCACCGCGCTCTACCAGAGGCCCGATGGTCCTGGCCCCTTCCCGTGTGTCGCACTGCTACATGGCCTCGGCGGAAGCAAGGAGCAGCTCTTCGCACTCATGGCCCCGGAGCTGGTCAAGCAAGGCTTCGCGGTCCTCGCCCTGGATGCGGCCCTGCACGGCGAGCGCAAGGTGGAGGGCAAGAGCCCCCAAGCCGCGTTTCTGAAAGTGGTCCCGGATACGGTCAAGGACTGGCGCCAAGCGCTGGACTGGCTCAGCACCCGCCCCGAGGTGAATAAGAACCGCATCGGGCTGCTGGGGTACTCGATGGGCGCGTTCCAGGGCAGCATTCTCATGGGAGTCGAGCCACGCTTCCAGGCCGCGACTCTCTGTGTCGGGGGCGATCCCTTTGTCACCTTCCCCGGTGCCGCGCTGGCGTCCCCAAGCAACTTTATCGGCCACGCCACCCCACGCCCGGTCTACTTTGCCAATGGCACCAAGGACACGACAGTAACGCCGGCTGCCTCGAAGGTGCTCCTCAGCGCCGCAAAAGCCCCCAAGGTCGTCAACTGGATCGAGTCCGGCCATCTCTTGCCTGCTGAGGAGGTAAGGAAGGGCCTCTCCTGGCTCACTCTCCGGCTAAAGCTCCCCGCCGCCGCCGATCGCTTCGCCGCGCCCGACCCCGCCACGCTGCGCTTTGCGCCGGTCGAGGATGCCGATGCACGGGTGGAGAGAGTGAGCTTCACCAATGCCGCCAAAGAGCCGGTCAGCGGGCTCTACGTGCGCCCCAAAGACGGCACCGGCCCCTTTCCGCTTGTCCTCGTGCTGCATGGCAAGGGCCACAGCAAGGAGCGGATGCTAAATACGATGAAGCGCGAGTTCGCCAGCCGCGGGATCGCCGCCATTGCTCTGGATGCCGCGGGCCACGGCGAGCGCAAGCCGGTCACCGACACCGAGGCGATCTTCACCACGACGATCCAAGACTACCGCCAGCTCCTGCCGAATCTCCTAGAGCGCCCGGAATTAAATCCCGAGAAAGTCGGGCTGATCGGCTTCTCGATGGGCGCGATGATGGGGACGATCCTCACCGCAATTGACGAGCGCATCCGGGTGGCGCTTCCCTGTGTCGGCGGCGAGCTGGACACGCTCCCCGCAACCTGCCGCCCCGCCCTCTTCGCCCCCTATGTCACCGACCGCCCGATCGCCTTTGTCAACGGCCACAACGACCCGACCGTCCCCGAAGCCGCCGCCAAGAAGCTCCATTCAGCCGTGGGTACAAACCCCACAATCTTCTGGTACGACGAAGCCGACCACACGATCCCGAAGCCTACGCTGCGCCTCGGAACCGACTGGCTTGTGGAGAAGCTCAAGTGAAGCGCCTCGCGCTTGGCCTGACGCTGGGGGCGGTGCTGTTTGCATTTTCCCCCCTAACCCCCGCCGGGCGGGGGGACAATAAGGAAAAACCTATTGGAATCCCCCGCCGGGCGGGGGCTAGGGGGGGGCAGGCATTTCTGGACAAGTACTGCGCTCCGTGCCACACGGGGGAGAAAGCGAAGGGGAACTTTCGCACCGAAGCACTGACGCCGGAGAGCTTCAAAGATCGGGCGCTCAAGGCCAAGTGGGCGGAGGCGGTGAACCAGCTCAACAGCCAGCTCATGCCCCCACGCGAGGCAATGCAGCCGACCGCCGCCGAGGTGGCGGCGTTTGTGGACGGGGTGGCAGCGGAGACCAAGAAGGCCGAGGACGCGCTTAAAGACAAAGCGCCCGTGATCCGGCGGCTCACCCGCGATGAGTACAAGAACTCCATCAAGGACCTCACCGGCGTGGATTTTGATACGTCGGGCTTCCCTGCCGACCCGTCGGGGGGCGGCTTTGACAACAATGCGCGCAATCTGACGGTCTCCCCGCTCCATGTCGAGCTCTACGCCAACGCCGCCAAGCAGATCCTGGATCAAGCGCTGGTCGAGGAGGGCCAGCCGCGCCCCGAGAAGATTCTCTGGCGCTTCGACCCAAAGAACACCGCCATGGACTCACGACGGGTGAAGCTCGATACCAAGAACAACTTCGTGATTGTCAATGGCGGCAAGAACACCGAAGAGGGCGACTGGATCGTCGTGCACCACGAGAGCTGGGACAAGGGAGTCGATGCGCGCAACTTCGCGGTGCCGGTCGAGGGAAACTATATTGTCCGGCTCCGTGCCGCCGGGCGTGTGCCCAATCGCCAGCAAGTGACCGCCGCCGCCGAGAAGATCCTGGCTGCGCGCCGTGACCAGCAGCTCCAGCAGAACCCCAACGGTGCCAAGTACCACCAGGAGGCCTACCAGCGCGACCTGAAGCACTTCGCCACCGACCCGATCTACGGCTACGGCCCGCCACGCGTGAAAGTGGTGCAGCACCTCGGCTCGCAGCCGCGCACGGTGGCAGAGGTGGATATCACCGAAGGCCCCAAGACCTACGAGTTTCCCGCGCGCTTCACCACCCAGTCGGCGGGAATCAACTTCCACTACGCCTACGACATCCCACGCGTCTTGGAGAACTTCTGGTGCCAGGGCCACGACGACTTCGCCCGCCCGGAGCTTCTGATCGACTGGTTCGAGCTCGAAGGCCCGATCTACGATGCCTGGCCCCCTACCAGCCACACCCGCATTCTCTTTCCATCGCCCCTGCGCCAGAGCAACGAGCGGGAGTACGCCAAGCAGGTGCTTGCGGCATTCATGCGCCGCGCCTACCGCCGCCCCATCGCAGAGGCGGAGCTGGCCGGCAAGCTGGCGCTCTTTGACCAGGCGCGACAAGACAAGCTCAGCTTTGTCGAGGCGATCAAGGCTCCTCTCACCGCTATTCTGGCCTCGCCCAACTTCCTCTTTCTCATGGAGACGCCCGGAAAGCTCACCGACCACGCGCTCGCCGCTCGCCTCTCCTACTTCCTCTGGGCCGCGCCGCCCGACACCACTCTCAGCCAGCTCGCCGACTCGGGAAAGCTCAGCAATCCGACCACTCTCAAGCAGCAGACCGACCGCCTGCTCGCCGACCCGCGCTCGTCGGAGTTTGTACGGCGCTTCGCCGGGCAGTGGCTGGGTCTGAATCAGGTCGGGGCCAATCCCCCCGCCGCCGATCTCTTCCCCGGCTACGACCGGCACTTTGAGCTCTCGATCGTGGGGGAGTCCGAGGCGTTCTTTGCGGAGATTCTAAAGAGTGATTTAGATGCGCTGAATCTGATCAAGTCCAACTTTGTCGTGGTCAACGAGCGCCTCGCACGGGCCTATGGGATTCCCGGTGTCAAGGGCGATACGTTCCGGCGCGTCGCTGTCCCCGCAGGAGTCCACCGTGGCGGCGTCCCCACCCAGGCCAGCATCCTCACGATCACGTCGAATGGCACGCGCACGTCGCCGGTGAAGCGGGGCACCTGGATCATGAAGACCTTGCTCGGGGCCGATCCGGGGCTCCCCGTGGCCAATGCGGGCGAGATCGCGGCGCGCGTGCCGGGGATCGAGAAAGCGACCGTCCGTAAGCGCCTCGAAATCCACCGCACCCGCCCTCAGTGCGCCCGCTGCCACAGCCGCATCGACCCGCTGGGCTTCTCGCTGGAGAACTTCGACGCCTCCGGGGCGTGGCGCGAGCGTGAGGGCTTTGGCTACAAGGGCCGTGTCGAGCAAAACGACCCGCTGATCGACGCCAGCTCACAGCTCCCCGATGGCACCAAGATCACCGGTGTGGACGGCCTCCAAGACGCGCTCCTCGCCCGCAGCGACGACTTCCTCACCTGTCTCTCGACCAAGCTCCTGACATTTGCCCTAGGCCGCGAGCTCTCTCTTGCCGATCGGCCCCTCGTCCAGGGCGCGGTAAAGTCCATGAAAGCCAACAAGAACACCCTGCGCTCGCTGATCGAGTTCACAGTGACATCGGAGGCTTTTCGGATAAAATGAACATAACCTTTCCTCGCAGCCGGGCGGCTAAAGCGGCCCGCTGGTGCGGCAAGACCCATAAATGGGCCTCGTTGTTTCATACCCTACCCTCAGCGGGCTTCAGCCTGCCTGCCGAAACAGCGGGCCGCTTTAGCCGCCCGGCTGTGATGCCCCAGGAGACCCCTCAATGAACCGACGGTTTGTTTTGCGCGCCGCAGGCGCAAGTCTATTGTTGCCGATGCTGGAGGCAATGCTCCCGC from Armatimonas rosea includes the following:
- a CDS encoding YceD family protein; translated protein: MSRFAYHTDDDDPGEGGVVSVAPANSKVAARGGVNRQAGVPGPDELLLDIGMLARTPGMRYKHRVGIPVGAIAELGAVTEVVGNVVLTNTGAALLLSGQVRSTLEMECTRCLQPTRQDVVTDLEESFDLIAENTAYAQGEVKIVDENVEAAVVEGTILNLGDLLRQNLLLAAPLQPLCAGGCSNGVSVLEDELDTVVTSTPLAGLGELWAKRQHATEE
- the coaD gene encoding pantetheine-phosphate adenylyltransferase; amino-acid sequence: MSQPITAVYPGSFDPATNGHLDIIERAAKTFDQLVVAVGRNSTKSSVFTPDERVTILQECVAPWPNVRVTSFDGLLVNFVRELGVRVVVRGLRAVSDFEFEFQIALANRQMAPDIETFFLMTSAEYLYLSSSIVKEIARLGGDISALAPEPVQRALKVRFAGEGAAFP
- a CDS encoding DUF2071 domain-containing protein, translating into MSVLETDVSAPPAPKARTKTASRVASATAVLHDLLIVTWAVPADSLQSLVPAGTTLERLPREDGSLVGFVQLLFALRDDARWSVLPASMGDDFHEATLQVLTRDTDGPSAFVVKHFVASTQIATSLMPFTQAAEEARFHVYVAGDPARQTFEKLGIKLTTHSVQVHVRGEATELPERTLVGPWLESVAFFSRLERQVHPGRLPKDSQTLFRTEHPPLKPVAVKLTHQIVRPFDNLELGEPLLALYQAELPVTNLPIRRR
- a CDS encoding Nif3-like dinuclear metal center hexameric protein codes for the protein MTTIRDAIAALDQLAPPYLTLGSDPRGLLIGDSKAPLTGIVACLDVTHRAVEAARKVGASLIVAHHPLIYQPARTLLADEPHPGSVVLACARHGLSVACAHTNWDVAQGGINDVLAELVGLTEVKVLRVTAKESGDGIGRVGLLREPLSATDFLNKLGNVLGIAPRTLTPTRALAVQTVAVCGGAGAELLADALAAGADTLVTGDIRHHEFVAAAEQGFLLIDGGHHATENPGARELGRRLELALPGVAVTFVG
- a CDS encoding adenine phosphoribosyltransferase, encoding MKAATLIRDIPDFPQPGIMFKDITPVLADPVAFAEVIAALSEDIKRLRPDVIVGIESRGFLFGAPVAHELGVGFVPFRKAGKLPYKTVTQEYALEYGTATVEAHVDAIKPGQRVVIVDDVLATGGTAVAAGQLVEKLGGATVGFAFFIELAFLAGRSKLVGRDITTLLSY
- a CDS encoding DUF4419 domain-containing protein; the encoded protein is METRTKMLTTGTTFAVDDVAPAQTRLKQESLLTSLERRSGRTFINLPHHDKPVVANATFHPLIEAIHRAFADHRPLVLSPDAIWLTIQQGFAHHVNENAEALRPLLVSHEGKRELVVGMESFPTDETWPDAIALWSASVREYIDPQLHAALVCNFSTTTSAIRTASEVALLDAFQRYFDYVLLCICGIPAVTLLGTPDDWRKIRQRIELLEPYDLGWWVSRLRPILDELVKTAEGSPDTKFWQAIYKPAYAYGGDVATGWISDLFPYFGDSGEHYRNDTLAIPRQDWALVSKDDHPMGRAGVSPKTFPSGLACAPITLRPGEFRLNLLAGFLGVTQDAQTGALAPLIGWSVCEPDRIDAFWNRCSGAFPSDAATESHPSCWESLPAELVAFTQRFSRMTLFPNTSHSWELKIPQIGHIAQGTVFAEGPDGWVLCVALSSGPLSTWLQTITLGKYPTVPPDDSHYHQDLTDTRELEGTVLEVLERLIAGRGDLSQL
- the gyrA gene encoding DNA gyrase subunit A, with the protein product MPDDLTNPAEATPEDENLPETPEALAEPGVAVMTYDGPKIEISEEMRTSYMGYAMSTIVSRALPDVRDGLKPVQRRILYAMRELGLSPNNRHLKSAKIVGETIGNFHPHGDQAIYMTMVRMAQDFSLRYPLVDGQGNFGSIDDDPPAAYRYTEARMTPLAMELLEDIEKDTVDFVPTFDNERREPSVLPGKFPNLICNGATGIAVGMATNMPPHNLTEVCNALIHQLRHPEVTTEELMAFIPGPDFPTSGLILGQKGIRAAYETGRGSVTMQAKVHFEQMDNNKTAIIITELPYQVIKSKLIEQIGLLAREKKVEGITGVNDYTDKTGMRVVIELRRDVLPQKVLNYLLKHTPMRMNFGVILLSLVDGGRGPKTLGLKGILQEYIEHRRTIITRRTRFELARAKARAHILEGLQIAVQNLDEVIQIIRQSRSTEMARGRLIERFAFTGIQAEAILNMQLRQLTGLEQDKIEGEYKELLKEIARLEDILNDQRRVDALIQKDLEYLREKFGDARRTRIEKTEAEEINLEDLIADEEMLITITRDGYIRRLKMDTFPTQGRGGKGRIAGKTKEEDAFEHLFMASTHDYILFFTDRGRVYRLKAFEVPESSRTAMGMNIINLIQILPDEHITATVPIRNLKNAEGYFFMGTVRGEIKRTRIAEFANLRANGLVTFDMNEGDKLNWVKLTDGEQNIVLTTIKGMAIRFKESDVRASGRASGGVRGIVLDGDDDRVVGMDIASDDSDLLVVGANGLGKRTSMEAYKTQGRGGKGLKTMDITARTGNLIAACVVPREGQENLRLVIVTEHGTGIRVKVSEIKTTQSRSTQGVKLIELREGDSVKTVEYFDASKKPED